The candidate division TA06 bacterium B3_TA06 DNA segment ACATAGACCATCACGCCCAGGAGCGTGCGGATAAACGTCGATCGAACGCAAGCCGCAGGATGCGATTAAAGAGCAAGGTGATCAGGGGTTACGTGGTGTCCAAGCTCACCCAGGACTGGTCGCCTGAGCAGATATCGGGCAGGATAGAGATAGACCATCCGGGTATATCCATCA contains these protein-coding regions:
- a CDS encoding IS30 family transposase, with amino-acid sequence MHKRYQHLGLEEREVIDTMRRDRRSIREMGRVLGRSPSTISRELRRNPSPTYDFYIDHHAQERADKRRSNASRRMRLKSKVIRGYVVSKLTQDWSPEQISGRIEIDHPGISI